The following proteins are co-located in the Rhodococcus opacus B4 genome:
- a CDS encoding phospholipase D family protein, whose translation MGTTFHGPSPWPHITRAIRTRGPRYAAIGYLGPDAPELLPLRAGDLLVVNASTAAIRAHATSPAALAHYLNTGVRVLSSPTLHAKVIATNTRAVIGSANASANSTLADDAVVITDDPDIIAGVRTFIDSLDEITEVDQVFLDDAIREWEIGRAVPLPGITGRLRNPETDFLPTPVTRMFLIHAVDYEPTRTEQQVLDEQRGRHHSRGGPVATYQLESLRLDKPSGIKRGDVVVFVDVDDHWIHAPAVVVSDPMKIPRSGGAVLYFLRTRTDLPPLPLPSAEHTLTTLGHPGSRLRTDHYVRSPSLRAALLTLWNL comes from the coding sequence ATGGGGACCACCTTTCACGGGCCGAGTCCGTGGCCGCACATCACCCGCGCCATCCGCACCCGCGGCCCCCGGTACGCCGCGATCGGCTACCTCGGCCCAGACGCACCCGAGCTGCTTCCGCTGCGCGCCGGGGACCTGTTGGTCGTCAACGCCTCCACGGCCGCGATCCGGGCGCACGCAACCTCCCCCGCCGCCCTCGCCCACTACCTGAACACAGGGGTGCGGGTGCTGTCCTCGCCCACCCTGCACGCCAAGGTGATCGCTACCAACACCCGGGCGGTGATCGGGTCGGCGAACGCGTCCGCGAACTCCACCCTCGCCGACGACGCTGTGGTCATCACCGACGACCCCGACATCATCGCCGGTGTCCGGACGTTCATCGACAGCCTCGACGAGATCACCGAGGTCGATCAGGTATTCCTCGACGACGCCATCCGAGAGTGGGAGATCGGCCGTGCCGTCCCGCTGCCCGGGATCACCGGCCGCCTCCGCAACCCAGAGACAGACTTCCTCCCCACACCGGTCACCCGGATGTTCCTCATCCACGCCGTCGACTACGAACCCACCCGCACCGAACAACAGGTCCTCGACGAGCAGCGGGGCCGACACCACAGCCGCGGCGGCCCGGTGGCGACGTACCAGCTCGAATCGCTGCGCCTCGACAAACCCAGCGGTATCAAGCGCGGCGATGTCGTCGTCTTCGTCGACGTCGACGACCATTGGATTCACGCACCCGCGGTCGTGGTCTCCGACCCCATGAAAATCCCCCGGTCAGGTGGCGCGGTGCTGTACTTCCTCCGCACCCGCACCGATCTGCCCCCACTGCCCCTCCCCAGCGCCGAACACACGCTCACCACTCTCGGGCACCCCGGCTCCCGGCTACGGACCGACCACTACGTCCGCTCCCCCAGCTTGCGGGCCGCCCTGTTGACATTGTGGAACCTCTAG